A stretch of the Carassius carassius chromosome 6, fCarCar2.1, whole genome shotgun sequence genome encodes the following:
- the LOC132142167 gene encoding ligand-dependent nuclear receptor corepressor-like protein isoform X3, whose translation MATQCRSSKCTVERKGFRRELDSWRHKLIHCVGFESILEGIYGPRLLQDLNIFDECEPEAVDDWSVNANCSFCNLQLEKLNDHPAVAVPGSPPPAETPPPQGPSTSDKLQCQADRFLNALFRKKEFPQSCDSSIPLVAQELMRKMIRRFALEYACKSQAHEGLNGLSDSSELLPHQPDPDGPLDLTISRASQALKVDGALDLSKKNASSENETPQRKVSGRPIREDYLDRSSEFAEGLLSKALKDIRSGSLDIHKAAILYGIPQKTLQLQTEALSPERRAGEPPVFGTEAVSPSNDSRLEQSEVRKSTLAAPEHTELKFPATVTASSYLKQLTLQRMVSQLQEQNNSISPATSPQSPAAGQAVHIRIPQVRFSAQPKAQLDLAGLVDAVYQANKASDGSAAFHKLKTILPKQGLMESHSGLESRLLQGDLPPLCLNVKNGSITGSMLDCGDKQPRKKRGRYRQYDHDILEEAIAMVMSGKMSVSKAQSVYGIPHSTLEYKVKERTGTLKTPPKKKLRLAEAATSGSGKSGTTTNASSTAYKQS comes from the exons GGTTTGAAAGTATTCTGGAGGGGATATATGGACCAAGGCTGCTGCAAGATCTCAATATATTTGATG AGTGTGAACCAGAGGCGGTGGATGATTGGTCCGTGAATGCAAACTGCTCCTTTTGCAACCTGCAGCTAGAGAAACTGAAT GACCATCCTGCAGTGGCTGTTCCTGGCTCGCCACCCCCTGCTGAAACCCCCCCACCTCAGGGCCCGTCCACCTCTGATAAACTCCAGTGCCAAGCAGACCGATTCCTCAATGCTTTATTTCGTAAGAAGG AATTCCCTCAGAGCTGTGATTCCAGTATACCGTTGGTGGCGCAGGAGTTGATGCGCAAGATGATTCGGAGGTTCGCCTTAGAGTATGCGTGTAAAAGCCAGGCTCACGAAGGCCTGAATGGCCTGAGCGACAGCTCTGAGCTTCTTCCTCATCAACCAGATCCTGACGGGCCTCTGGACCTCACCATCAGCCGAGCTTCTCAGGCCCTGAAAG TAGATGGAGCACTTGACCTCTCTAAGAAAAATGCATCATCGGAAAATGAAACTCCTCAACGAAAGGTTTCAGG GAGACCAATCAGAGAGGACTATTTGGATCGCAGCTCTGAGTTTGCAGAAGGTTTGCTCTCGAAAGCTTTGAAAGATATTCGCTCCGGATCACTGGACATTCACAAAGCAGCCATACTATACGGGATACCTCAGAAAACCTTACAGCTCCAGACAGAGGCCTTATCACCAGAGCGGAGGGCAGGGGAGCCACCTGTTTTTGGCACTGAGGCGGTGAGCCCAAGCAACGACTCTCGGCTCGAGCAATCCGAAGTAAGAAAAAGTACATTAGCAGCACCAGAGCACACCGAGCTGAAGTTCCCAGCAACCGTGACCGCCTCATCATACCTTAAACAGTTAACCTTGCAGAGGATGGTCTCGCAGCTTCAGGAGCAGAACAACAGCATCTCGCCAGCCACATCTCCTCAAAGTCCTGCCGCTGGGCAAGCTGTACACATCCGAATCCCTCAGGTACGCTTCAGTGCTCAGCCCAAAGCCCAGCTGGATCTGGCCGGCCTGGTGGATGCTGTGTACCAAGCCAACAAAGCCTCCGACGGCTCCGCTGCTTTCCACAAGCTGAAGACCATTCTCCCTAAACAGGGCTTGATGGAAAGCCACTCGGGCCTCGAGTCACGTCTCCTCCAGGGCGACCTGCCTCCACTGTGTCTGAACGTGAAGAACGGGAGCATCACCGGAAGCATGCTTGACTGTGGAGACAAGCAGCCACGGAAAAAGCGGGGCCGTTATCGCCAGTATGACCACGATATCCTAGAGGAGGCCATAGCCATGGTGATGAGTGGGAAGATGAGCGTGTCGAAAGCTCAGAGCGTCTATGGGATTCCACACAGCACACTTGAGTACAAAGTCAAAGAGCGCACCGGCACGCTCAAGACCCCACCAAAAAAGAAGCTCCGCCTTGCTGAAGCGGCAACCTCAGGCTCCGGAAAGTCAGGGACAACAACCAACGCCTCATCTACTGCCTACAAACAGTCTTAA
- the LOC132142167 gene encoding ligand-dependent nuclear receptor corepressor-like protein isoform X4 — protein sequence MATQCRSSKCTVERKGFRRELDSWRHKLIHCVGFESILEGIYGPRLLQDLNIFDECEPEAVDDWSVNANCSFCNLQLEKLNDHPAVAVPGSPPPAETPPPQGPSTSDKLQCQADRFLNALFRKKEFPQSCDSSIPLVAQELMRKMIRRFALEYACKSQAHEGLNGLSDSSELLPHQPDPDGPLDLTISRASQALKDGALDLSKKNASSENETPQRKVSGRPIREDYLDRSSEFAEGLLSKALKDIRSGSLDIHKAAILYGIPQKTLQLQTEALSPERRAGEPPVFGTEAVSPSNDSRLEQSEVRKSTLAAPEHTELKFPATVTASSYLKQLTLQRMVSQLQEQNNSISPATSPQSPAAGQAVHIRIPQVRFSAQPKAQLDLAGLVDAVYQANKASDGSAAFHKLKTILPKQGLMESHSGLESRLLQGDLPPLCLNVKNGSITGSMLDCGDKQPRKKRGRYRQYDHDILEEAIAMVMSGKMSVSKAQSVYGIPHSTLEYKVKERTGTLKTPPKKKLRLAEAATSGSGKSGTTTNASSTAYKQS from the exons GGTTTGAAAGTATTCTGGAGGGGATATATGGACCAAGGCTGCTGCAAGATCTCAATATATTTGATG AGTGTGAACCAGAGGCGGTGGATGATTGGTCCGTGAATGCAAACTGCTCCTTTTGCAACCTGCAGCTAGAGAAACTGAAT GACCATCCTGCAGTGGCTGTTCCTGGCTCGCCACCCCCTGCTGAAACCCCCCCACCTCAGGGCCCGTCCACCTCTGATAAACTCCAGTGCCAAGCAGACCGATTCCTCAATGCTTTATTTCGTAAGAAGG AATTCCCTCAGAGCTGTGATTCCAGTATACCGTTGGTGGCGCAGGAGTTGATGCGCAAGATGATTCGGAGGTTCGCCTTAGAGTATGCGTGTAAAAGCCAGGCTCACGAAGGCCTGAATGGCCTGAGCGACAGCTCTGAGCTTCTTCCTCATCAACCAGATCCTGACGGGCCTCTGGACCTCACCATCAGCCGAGCTTCTCAGGCCCTGAAAG ATGGAGCACTTGACCTCTCTAAGAAAAATGCATCATCGGAAAATGAAACTCCTCAACGAAAGGTTTCAGG GAGACCAATCAGAGAGGACTATTTGGATCGCAGCTCTGAGTTTGCAGAAGGTTTGCTCTCGAAAGCTTTGAAAGATATTCGCTCCGGATCACTGGACATTCACAAAGCAGCCATACTATACGGGATACCTCAGAAAACCTTACAGCTCCAGACAGAGGCCTTATCACCAGAGCGGAGGGCAGGGGAGCCACCTGTTTTTGGCACTGAGGCGGTGAGCCCAAGCAACGACTCTCGGCTCGAGCAATCCGAAGTAAGAAAAAGTACATTAGCAGCACCAGAGCACACCGAGCTGAAGTTCCCAGCAACCGTGACCGCCTCATCATACCTTAAACAGTTAACCTTGCAGAGGATGGTCTCGCAGCTTCAGGAGCAGAACAACAGCATCTCGCCAGCCACATCTCCTCAAAGTCCTGCCGCTGGGCAAGCTGTACACATCCGAATCCCTCAGGTACGCTTCAGTGCTCAGCCCAAAGCCCAGCTGGATCTGGCCGGCCTGGTGGATGCTGTGTACCAAGCCAACAAAGCCTCCGACGGCTCCGCTGCTTTCCACAAGCTGAAGACCATTCTCCCTAAACAGGGCTTGATGGAAAGCCACTCGGGCCTCGAGTCACGTCTCCTCCAGGGCGACCTGCCTCCACTGTGTCTGAACGTGAAGAACGGGAGCATCACCGGAAGCATGCTTGACTGTGGAGACAAGCAGCCACGGAAAAAGCGGGGCCGTTATCGCCAGTATGACCACGATATCCTAGAGGAGGCCATAGCCATGGTGATGAGTGGGAAGATGAGCGTGTCGAAAGCTCAGAGCGTCTATGGGATTCCACACAGCACACTTGAGTACAAAGTCAAAGAGCGCACCGGCACGCTCAAGACCCCACCAAAAAAGAAGCTCCGCCTTGCTGAAGCGGCAACCTCAGGCTCCGGAAAGTCAGGGACAACAACCAACGCCTCATCTACTGCCTACAAACAGTCTTAA